One window of uncultured Trichococcus sp. genomic DNA carries:
- a CDS encoding DMT family transporter, with protein sequence MLKGKGKVMLSMLIFGTISIFVKNIDLASNQVAFFRGALGSLFLWGTLVVRKEKIPLALVRKNAKFLLLSGFAVGMNWILLFEAFRYTTVSNATLSYYFQPIFMTLLAPFVFKESLTAKKIACVLLAMLGMFLIIGVSPNAGAYNHPVGIGFGLAAAFFYAVAIMSNKKIAGLGGIPLTALTLVIATGILTPYVALTSGFGLGQLTGGSITSLLVLGIIHTGIAYVLMFAGAQAVESQTFAVLSYVDPVTAIVVSAVFLKEDLSPVQLAGGVLILAAAFLNEFLGNKEKQVVISKE encoded by the coding sequence GTGTTGAAAGGGAAAGGGAAAGTGATGCTGTCGATGCTGATATTCGGGACAATCAGCATCTTCGTTAAGAATATCGACTTGGCCTCCAATCAGGTCGCCTTCTTCAGGGGCGCTTTGGGAAGCCTGTTCCTCTGGGGGACATTGGTGGTGCGCAAGGAAAAGATCCCTTTGGCATTGGTCAGAAAAAACGCCAAGTTCCTGTTGCTTTCGGGTTTTGCGGTAGGCATGAACTGGATTCTGCTGTTTGAAGCTTTCCGCTACACGACGGTATCGAATGCGACGTTGAGCTATTACTTCCAACCGATTTTCATGACGCTGTTGGCGCCGTTCGTCTTCAAGGAATCCCTGACCGCAAAGAAGATCGCTTGTGTCCTCTTGGCGATGCTGGGGATGTTCCTGATCATCGGCGTGAGCCCCAATGCGGGGGCGTACAATCATCCGGTCGGGATCGGTTTCGGGTTGGCTGCAGCGTTTTTCTATGCGGTGGCCATCATGTCCAACAAAAAAATCGCGGGCCTTGGGGGAATCCCGTTGACTGCTTTGACGCTCGTCATCGCAACCGGAATCCTGACCCCCTACGTCGCACTGACTTCCGGTTTCGGTTTGGGACAATTGACTGGAGGCTCCATCACCAGTCTGTTGGTTTTGGGGATCATCCACACGGGGATCGCCTACGTGCTGATGTTTGCGGGTGCCCAGGCGGTCGAGAGCCAGACATTCGCTGTGCTCAGCTACGTCGATCCGGTGACGGCGATTGTAGTTTCGGCGGTGTTCCTGAAAGAAGACTTGTCACCCGTGCAATTGGCGGGAGGCGTGCTGATACTGGCTGCGGCCTTCCTGAATGAATTTCTTGGCAACAAAGAGAAACAAGTAGTGATCAGCAAAGAGTAG